The Cloacibacterium sp. TD35 region TATCCAAAAAAATATAATCACTCATTACATACACATTGTTCAACTGAATATTGAGTTTCAGATTTTTCTCTTCTCTGATGGGATTTTTTTCTGAGCTTTTCTGAATAATATCCATTGCAAACTTTCTCAATTCAAGATTAGAAAACACCATTTTATCAAACTCAATAGGTTGCATATTTTCGGGCTGAATATGAATATTGGTAACCGTATTTAAGTTTTCGGAATTTCTGTAAACTGCTTTGTACTGAGCAATAAATGATTGTCCAACAACACTTATAACTCCAATGTTTTGTCCACTAGTAAAAGTTGTCTGCTTTTTTATTTTTTCTGTCTCATTAGATTCGGGACTGTCCGTAATTTTAATTCTGGCAATATTGGTGGTCGGTAAATCTCCCGTAAGTTTTTGAGTAGATAAATCAACGTACTGAATCGGTTCAGGTGAAATAATGTGTAAATTAATTCCTTCTGTAATTTCTATTTCGGGTAAATCCGAAATAATTTGTTCTTTGGTTGCCGTTTGTGCGGTTAAAAATTGAGCTGTAAATAGTAACAGACTATATAATATCGTTTTCATTTTTTATTTTTTTGTTGGTTTTGTGAATCTTTGAGTTGTTTTTCGTCAATCAGAAATACGTAAGAATTGTACTTCAATTTGGCTTTGTTGGTTTTAATCAGGTTGGCAATAGATTTGGAAGTGGATGTAAATAATTTAGAACCAAGACTGGTAAAAAATCCTTGTCCGCCCATATCCATTTGAGTTCCTTGTACAGAATTGCTTCCCATTTCTCTTATCATATCTCTGAAAACACTTTGGGGTACATACAATCCTTTCATTCCATCCACATCATAGATAGAAAGATTGACAGGAAAAATTTCTCCTTTCGTAAATACGGATACAATTGTAAGATCAACTCTTTGCATTGAAAATCCCGAAATCTGTCCATATAAAATGGAACCTTTGCTTATTTTTCTGTTGCTTATGAAGATGTCCTCCAACAGTCGAAATCTAATCCTGCTTCCTAGAAAGCCTTTATTGTTTTCATCAATCACGGCTTTGATAAAGCTGTTTTCTTTTTCTTTGTAAAAAGCATTGAAATCGTTATTAATACCTGATTTGCTAACATTGAAAGTAGAATTAAGAAACTCGTCCATTTTTTCTTTACTGGTTTTGAGTCTCTGTTCAGCTGCTAGTTTGCTTTGATACTCTGGGTCTCGTGCTTTTTCTAAAGAATCCATCACCAGCATTTGCTGTTTCAGATATTTTACGGGATCTTGTGGCTCATTTTTGGAAGGAGCTTTCTGACTTTCTGAATCAAATCCATTTTCTTGCTTTCCGTAAGATTTGTCATTCAGCATCCTGATAATTTCAGAAGACCTTTGGTAATCTTTATCTT contains the following coding sequences:
- the traM gene encoding conjugative transposon protein TraM, which produces MKKIDFKQRKYVLPLLALPFLLLFVYVGAQFTKEDTSEKDQPKELSLSLGETQDSIMTKNDAYDAFFKKDDNRTMLEGLDKEEDSLYNYDDQLSLAQKRKIDSLKAVSSRQNQYREKGNPSSYYSPNSSQREDKDYQRSSEIIRMLNDKSYGKQENGFDSESQKAPSKNEPQDPVKYLKQQMLVMDSLEKARDPEYQSKLAAEQRLKTSKEKMDEFLNSTFNVSKSGINNDFNAFYKEKENSFIKAVIDENNKGFLGSRIRFRLLEDIFISNRKISKGSILYGQISGFSMQRVDLTIVSVFTKGEIFPVNLSIYDVDGMKGLYVPQSVFRDMIREMGSNSVQGTQMDMGGQGFFTSLGSKLFTSTSKSIANLIKTNKAKLKYNSYVFLIDEKQLKDSQNQQKNKK
- the traN gene encoding conjugative transposon protein TraN yields the protein MKTILYSLLLFTAQFLTAQTATKEQIISDLPEIEITEGINLHIISPEPIQYVDLSTQKLTGDLPTTNIARIKITDSPESNETEKIKKQTTFTSGQNIGVISVVGQSFIAQYKAVYRNSENLNTVTNIHIQPENMQPIEFDKMVFSNLELRKFAMDIIQKSSEKNPIREEKNLKLNIQLNNVYVMSDYIFLDMTFKNNSNLSYDIEDLKFSIEDKKIYKATNNQSIEMTPIFQLNPQKHFRKNFRNIYVFKKFTFPNSKVMMVRLIEEQLSGRTIEMKVNYSDILKADTF